Proteins encoded together in one Labeo rohita strain BAU-BD-2019 chromosome 21, IGBB_LRoh.1.0, whole genome shotgun sequence window:
- the adra2db gene encoding alpha-2Db adrenergic receptor encodes MIRLAWSVWWIAQRFSLDATSLKSKRVLDENTSGNGGSTPKVPRMDLTTITFHSPNSSADTNGTSAPRPPPHSQYAAVLIILVVTVIILVTIVGNVLVVVAVFTSRALRAPQNLFLVSLASADILVATLVIPFSLANEVMGYWYFGSTWCAFYLALDVLFCTSSIVHLCAISLDRYWSVTKAVSYNLKRTPRRIKFMITVVWVISAVISFPPLLMTKHDELECLLNNETWYILSSCMVSFFAPGLIMILVYCKIYRVAKQRASTVFVAKNGMERQPSQSETCFVRKGKSEMESPSSHSSGSRERKGELDDIDLEESSVSNRQRNSRFAKSRKVEGAHACPKQNGRLSWACSRASELDQEPKARQLSLSKSKLAQMREKRFTFVLAVVMGVFVLCWFPFFFTYSLHAICRESCTIPDSLFNLFFWIGYCNSSVNPIIYTIFNRDFRKAFKKIMCQHSTRT; translated from the coding sequence ATGATACGTTTGGCGTGGAGTGTTTGGTGGATCGCGCAGCGCTTCAGTTTGGATGCTACAAGTTTAAAGTCGAAGCGCGTTTTGGATGAGAATACATCTGGAAATGGGGGATCAACACCAAAGGTACCCAGAATGGATTTAACTACTATCACATTCCACTCGCCGAACTCATCCGCGGATACTAATGGCACGAGCGCGCCGAGACCCCCGCCGCATTCCCAGTACGCAGCGGTGCTCATCATTCTCGTGGTTACCGTGATCATCTTGGTGACCATAGTGGGGAACGTATTAGTGGTGGTGGCCGTGTTCACCAGCCGCGCGCTGCGTGCGCCACAGAACCTCTTTCTGGTTTCTTTGGCGTCTGCTGATATTTTGGTGGCCACTTTGGTTATTCCATTCTCCCTAGCCAATGAAGTGATGGGCTACTGGTACTTTGGAAGCACCTGGTGTGCCTTCTACCTAGCTTTGGACGTGCTCTTCTGCACGTCATCCATTGTGCACCTCTGCGCCATAAGTTTGGACCGCTACTGGTCGGTCACCAAAGCGGTCAGCTACAACCTAAAGAGAACCCCGCGGAGAATAAAGTTTATGATCACAGTGGTGTGGGTCATTTCGGCCGTGATTTCCTTCCCACCGCTTCTCATGACCAAACACGACGAGCTGGAGTGCTTGCTGAACAACGAGACCTGGTACATCCTCTCCTCCTGCATGGTGTCGTTTTTTGCGCCTGGTCTCATAATGATTTTGGTGTACTGCAAGATCTACAGGGTGGCCAAACAGCGTGCGTCCACCGTGTTCGTGGCTAAGAACGGGATGGAGCGACAGCCTTCGCAATCCGAGACCTGCTTTGTGCGTAAAGGCAAGTCAGAGATGGAGAGCCCCAGCAGCCACAGCTCAGGCAGCCGAGAGCGCAAAGGCGAACTCGACGACATCGATCTTGAGGAGAGCAGCGTCTCCAACAGGCAAAGAAACTCGCGCTTCGCCAAGAGTAGGAAGGTGGAAGGAGCACACGCGTGCCCAAAGCAAAATGGACGGCTGTCATGGGCATGTAGCCGCGCGTCGGAGCTCGATCAGGAGCCGAAGGCGCGTCAGTTGTCTTTGTCCAAGTCCAAACTGGCACAGATGAGGGAGAAGCGCTTCACCTTCGTGCTGGCAGTGGTTATGGGGGTGTTCGTGCTTTGTTGGTTTCCTTTTTTCTTCACGTACAGCCTTCATGCCATATGCCGAGAAAGTTGCACAATTCCGGATTCTCTATTTAATCTCTTTTTCTGGATAGGTTACTGCAACAGCTCTGTGAACCCCATCATTTATACCATTTTCAATAGAGACTTTAGGAAAGCTTTCAAAAAGATAATGTGTCAGCATTCTACACGCACGTGA